In Paenibacillus sp. G2S3, a single window of DNA contains:
- a CDS encoding YitT family protein yields MLRQIWNCIAVIFGAALIASGFNLFLIPHRLLSGGVSGLSMLVGYFTPLNISLLYLLFNIPLLVAGWFQLGRRFIMLSMLSVVATTWFLTIIPEYLVATDMLLSSVFGGVLVGIGCGFSFRAGGSSGGFDILGSIITKFRDFPVGNVVVSLNGLVILAAAYFDNNWNLALASMVSIYVTGKVLDMIHISHLKVTVYIVTNRTDELLQHLMGLQRGVTKIKTEGAYSHVEKDMLMTVTTRYELAELQRIIRTTDPQAFVNIVETVGVMGSFRKR; encoded by the coding sequence TTGTTAAGACAGATTTGGAATTGTATTGCAGTGATTTTTGGAGCAGCGCTGATTGCCAGTGGATTTAATCTTTTTCTAATCCCTCATCGCTTACTCAGCGGAGGAGTATCTGGGCTTTCGATGTTAGTTGGTTACTTTACACCATTAAACATAAGCCTTTTGTACTTGCTCTTTAATATTCCTTTGCTTGTAGCTGGTTGGTTCCAGCTGGGCCGGAGATTTATTATGCTAAGCATGTTATCCGTTGTGGCAACAACCTGGTTCTTGACGATCATTCCCGAATATTTGGTAGCTACTGATATGCTGCTTTCTTCTGTATTTGGTGGAGTATTGGTCGGTATTGGCTGCGGCTTCAGCTTCCGTGCAGGTGGTTCATCCGGAGGTTTTGATATCCTGGGATCCATCATCACTAAATTCCGCGATTTCCCCGTTGGAAACGTGGTAGTAAGCTTAAACGGACTCGTTATTCTTGCCGCGGCATATTTTGATAACAACTGGAACCTGGCTCTTGCATCGATGGTATCTATATACGTAACTGGTAAAGTTCTGGACATGATTCACATCAGTCATTTAAAGGTAACCGTATATATAGTAACAAATCGTACAGATGAGCTCCTGCAGCATCTAATGGGACTCCAGCGTGGTGTTACAAAGATTAAAACAGAAGGCGCTTATTCTCATGTTGAAAAGGACATGCTAATGACAGTAACAACCCGCTACGAACTTGCTGAACTGCAACGTATTATCCGCACGACAGATCCTCAAGCGTTTGTAAATATTGTCGAGACAGTTGGCGTTATGGGTTCCTTCCGGAAAAGATAA
- a CDS encoding DEAD/DEAH box helicase, with the protein MKTFAEFGLEPKVLQAITELGFEEATPIQEQSIPLALTGSDLIGQAQTGTGKTAAFGIPLISKINREDEKILALIMAPTRELAIQVSEEIGKLSRFKGLRSLAIYGGQDIGRQIRGLKKKPQIIIGTPGRLLDHINRKTIRLDDVQTVVLDEADEMLDMGFMEDIQTILKLVPEERQTMLFSATMPPNIQRLAQQFLNNPQHVSVIPKQISAPLIDQAYVEVPERQKFEALSRLIDMESPELAIVFGRTKRRVDELAEALQKRGYSADGLHGDLSQNQRDAVMRKFRDGSIDVLVATDVAARGLDVSGVTHVINFDLPQDPESYVHRIGRTGRAGKEGTAWSFVTPREMDHLHLIERVTRHRITRKPLPTMAEAIEGKQRVTAERLLEMVENGELNEYKGISIQLLEQYDSVQLLSAAMKLLTGDKKDSAIELTPEDPIRAKRRGGKNDIRSGRKPNGGYGGNRGTSGGSTGGYRGNRDNNGGGSRGGYSSGGSNYGSGSGGYGGGYKGNRDGAAGRDGGANRSADRKPSTRPSSTSTRPAKREDFDN; encoded by the coding sequence TTGAAAACATTCGCAGAATTTGGCTTGGAGCCAAAAGTGCTACAAGCAATCACAGAGTTAGGATTTGAGGAGGCAACACCGATACAGGAGCAGTCAATTCCATTGGCATTGACTGGGTCGGATCTGATCGGTCAAGCACAGACTGGTACAGGTAAGACTGCTGCTTTTGGTATCCCCCTCATTTCGAAGATTAATCGCGAAGACGAAAAAATCCTGGCGCTTATTATGGCACCAACACGTGAGTTGGCCATTCAAGTATCAGAAGAAATCGGTAAGCTAAGCCGTTTTAAAGGTCTTCGCTCGTTGGCAATTTATGGCGGACAAGATATTGGTCGCCAAATCCGTGGTCTTAAGAAGAAACCGCAAATTATTATTGGTACACCAGGACGCTTGCTTGACCATATCAACCGTAAGACCATTCGTTTGGACGATGTTCAAACAGTTGTATTGGATGAAGCAGATGAAATGCTGGATATGGGCTTTATGGAAGATATCCAGACAATCCTCAAGCTCGTTCCTGAAGAGCGTCAAACTATGTTGTTCTCGGCTACAATGCCTCCAAACATTCAACGTCTTGCACAGCAATTCCTGAACAACCCGCAACACGTCTCCGTTATTCCGAAACAAATCAGTGCTCCGCTGATTGATCAAGCATATGTTGAAGTACCTGAACGTCAAAAGTTCGAAGCACTTAGTCGTTTGATTGATATGGAATCTCCTGAGCTTGCAATCGTGTTCGGACGTACGAAACGCCGGGTTGATGAGCTTGCAGAAGCTTTGCAAAAACGTGGATACTCTGCTGATGGATTGCATGGCGACCTGTCTCAGAACCAACGTGATGCTGTAATGCGTAAATTCCGTGATGGCAGCATTGATGTGCTGGTAGCTACTGACGTAGCGGCTCGTGGTTTGGACGTATCCGGCGTTACTCATGTAATTAACTTTGACTTGCCACAAGATCCAGAAAGCTATGTACACCGTATTGGTCGTACTGGTCGCGCTGGTAAAGAAGGTACAGCTTGGTCTTTCGTTACTCCACGCGAAATGGATCACCTGCATTTGATCGAACGCGTTACTCGTCATCGTATTACTCGTAAACCATTGCCAACTATGGCTGAGGCTATTGAAGGTAAACAACGCGTAACAGCTGAGCGTTTGCTTGAGATGGTTGAGAACGGTGAATTGAACGAGTACAAAGGTATTTCTATTCAATTGCTTGAGCAATATGATTCCGTACAATTGCTGTCGGCTGCAATGAAGCTTCTGACTGGTGATAAGAAGGATTCTGCAATTGAGTTGACTCCTGAAGATCCAATCCGCGCTAAACGTCGTGGGGGTAAGAACGACATCCGCAGTGGCCGTAAACCTAATGGTGGTTATGGTGGCAACCGTGGTACTTCTGGTGGCAGCACTGGCGGATACCGTGGAAACCGTGACAACAACGGTGGCGGTAGTCGTGGTGGCTACAGCAGCGGTGGCAGTAACTATGGTAGCGGCAGTGGCGGTTATGGCGGTGGCTATAAAGGCAACCGTGATGGCGCAGCAGGCCGTGATGGTGGAGCGAATCGCAGTGCAGACCGCAAACCATCTACTCGTCCAAGCAGCACAAGCACACGTCCTGCAAAACGTGAAGATTTCGATAATTAA
- a CDS encoding DUF624 domain-containing protein translates to MEFKGAMGGLYRITEWITRIAASNILWALCSAPFLFFGLMKLMMFGTNSGGVNEQLTLNWAMGILAPFTVFPASAALFTVVRKWVMGNTDVGTFRTFFQGYKENYLKSMLGGIIYTLMFVIMYVDVTVYMTQMPNFRIVGILMLVLMIILSVSMFNFFSIVVHYQMSFKQVMTNSILLTIARPIRVFSTLIAAGVLAYIGLRYPALYFICIPSLIAMAAFFNFYATYNKLQLQVEQKKLKEEEEREAALNNQDDDDDDDDDYEDDVTDKDVKRI, encoded by the coding sequence TTGGAGTTTAAAGGAGCAATGGGCGGTTTATACCGCATCACAGAATGGATTACACGTATCGCAGCTAGTAATATCTTATGGGCACTATGTTCCGCCCCGTTTTTGTTTTTTGGATTAATGAAATTGATGATGTTTGGAACAAACTCAGGTGGAGTGAATGAACAGCTCACATTGAACTGGGCTATGGGGATTCTGGCGCCATTCACAGTATTTCCTGCTTCGGCGGCTTTATTTACCGTTGTGCGCAAATGGGTTATGGGGAACACGGATGTAGGAACTTTTCGTACGTTTTTTCAGGGGTATAAAGAGAATTATTTAAAAAGTATGCTCGGTGGAATTATCTACACATTGATGTTCGTTATTATGTACGTCGATGTAACGGTTTACATGACACAAATGCCTAACTTCAGAATTGTTGGTATTTTGATGTTAGTGCTGATGATTATTTTGTCGGTGTCTATGTTTAACTTCTTTTCTATTGTTGTTCATTATCAAATGAGCTTTAAACAAGTAATGACTAACTCGATTTTGCTGACTATAGCACGTCCAATTCGTGTGTTCTCAACTTTGATTGCGGCTGGAGTGCTAGCTTATATTGGTCTTAGATATCCAGCACTGTATTTCATCTGTATTCCATCGTTGATTGCGATGGCTGCTTTCTTTAACTTCTATGCTACCTATAATAAACTGCAATTGCAGGTGGAGCAGAAGAAACTGAAAGAGGAAGAAGAGCGAGAAGCTGCTTTGAACAATCAAGATGATGACGACGACGATGACGATGATTATGAAGATGATGTTACGGATAAAGATGTAAAACGTATTTAA
- a CDS encoding DUF1499 domain-containing protein, with product MSLKRTLVGLFRSHDGTSDRAKDPTLKTRYYNLTKDKAWEEVSSTLKKVPGFKVLHEVESVGEITLEKRTAFGRTLDITVSVLNTTPVRCGVDMYSASRGSLGDLGANYRVIQRLYASLDKKLGKYKAD from the coding sequence TTGTCGTTAAAAAGAACCTTGGTTGGTTTATTCCGTAGTCATGATGGAACAAGCGACCGCGCAAAAGATCCGACATTGAAAACGCGTTATTACAATCTTACGAAAGACAAAGCTTGGGAGGAAGTTTCATCAACGCTTAAGAAGGTTCCTGGATTCAAGGTGCTTCATGAAGTAGAGTCAGTAGGTGAGATTACTCTGGAGAAGAGAACGGCATTCGGCCGTACACTGGACATTACCGTCTCAGTGCTTAATACCACACCTGTACGTTGTGGCGTAGATATGTACTCTGCATCTAGGGGTTCGCTAGGTGATCTGGGTGCTAATTACCGTGTGATTCAGCGGTTGTATGCGTCTTTGGATAAAAAATTAGGAAAATACAAAGCAGACTAA